A genome region from Dolichospermum compactum NIES-806 includes the following:
- a CDS encoding AAA family ATPase, giving the protein MKINQLSYYDHKREWRLEPIRFSELNLLVGVSGVGKTRILQAILDLQKISEGKSLNGIEWDVYFTYENNQYHWSGEFECNISDGLILEDLEDKFSNNSNVNMKKESLSKNGELIIDRNESEIKFKNNKLPIKLSAIQSVVETLSGEPDIAAVQHGFKKIISTEEWGNSYSTSINLIYNILADTIFNDVSLDKRRMIIQKYYESNLPVQLKLLLAYYEKDPIFQGIKEIFINIFEQVEDIKIEQDEDESEENNLVISIQKKAPLTIKIKERGVNHWISQKYISSGMYKTLMQISECYFAPEGSMMLIDEFENSLGVNCINVLSDLLAESRNLQFIITSHHPYIINKVGMEHWKIVTRKGGVVTAKDAKDFGLGKSRHEAFMQLINLDEYNEGISA; this is encoded by the coding sequence ATGAAAATCAATCAACTAAGCTATTATGACCATAAAAGAGAATGGCGGCTTGAGCCAATCCGGTTTTCTGAATTAAATCTTTTAGTGGGTGTTTCTGGTGTTGGTAAAACTAGAATTTTACAAGCAATACTTGATTTACAAAAAATATCTGAGGGTAAATCACTCAATGGTATTGAATGGGATGTATACTTTACTTATGAAAATAATCAATATCATTGGAGTGGTGAGTTTGAGTGCAATATTTCAGATGGTTTAATCTTGGAAGATCTAGAAGATAAATTTTCTAATAATAGTAATGTCAATATGAAGAAGGAGTCTTTATCTAAAAATGGAGAGTTAATAATAGATAGAAATGAAAGCGAAATCAAGTTTAAGAATAATAAGCTACCAATCAAGCTTTCAGCAATTCAAAGTGTAGTTGAAACATTAAGTGGAGAACCGGATATAGCCGCAGTTCAGCATGGATTCAAGAAAATTATTTCGACTGAAGAATGGGGAAATTCTTATTCGACTAGTATAAATCTTATTTATAATATTCTTGCAGATACAATATTTAATGATGTTTCTTTAGATAAAAGAAGGATGATTATTCAAAAGTATTATGAATCTAACTTGCCAGTTCAGCTTAAATTATTACTTGCATATTACGAAAAAGATCCAATATTTCAAGGGATTAAAGAAATATTTATAAATATATTTGAACAAGTAGAAGATATAAAAATAGAACAAGATGAAGATGAAAGTGAAGAGAATAATTTGGTTATTTCTATTCAAAAAAAAGCTCCTCTAACAATTAAAATAAAAGAAAGAGGAGTAAATCATTGGATTAGTCAAAAATATATATCATCTGGTATGTATAAAACCCTAATGCAAATCAGCGAATGTTATTTTGCTCCTGAAGGATCTATGATGTTAATTGATGAGTTTGAAAATAGTTTAGGAGTGAATTGCATTAATGTTTTAAGTGATTTATTAGCTGAAAGCAGAAATTTACAATTTATAATCACCAGTCATCATCCTTATATAATCAATAAAGTTGGAATGGAACACTGGAAAATAGTAACTCGTAAGGGTGGTGTAGTAACTGCTAAAGATGCAAAAGATTTTGGACTAGGTAAATCCAGACATGAAGCATTTATGCAATTGATTAATCTCGATGAATATAATGAAGGAATATCAGCATAA
- a CDS encoding 2Fe-2S iron-sulfur cluster-binding protein: protein MSKIYTVEINHQGTKHTLQVSEDENILDAASANGLDLPTSCGAGVCTTCAALITEGTVNQEDGMGVGLDLQKQGYALLCVAKPLSDLKIETEKEEIVYKAQFGKG from the coding sequence ATGTCCAAAATTTACACCGTAGAAATTAACCACCAAGGTACAAAACATACCCTGCAAGTTTCTGAAGATGAAAATATTCTTGACGCGGCCTCAGCTAATGGTTTAGACTTACCGACTTCTTGCGGTGCTGGTGTTTGTACAACTTGTGCGGCTTTGATTACAGAGGGAACTGTAAATCAAGAGGATGGTATGGGTGTAGGTCTAGATTTGCAAAAACAAGGCTATGCGCTGCTTTGTGTTGCTAAACCTCTTTCTGATTTAAAAATCGAAACAGAAAAAGAAGAGATTGTTTATAAAGCGCAATTTGGGAAAGGTTGA
- a CDS encoding DUF3326 domain-containing protein gives MQKPYTVILIIPTGIGAAIGGYAGDALPVARVISQVCDRLITHPNVMNGASLYWNIPNGFYVEGYGLDKFAAGEWGLRPVRSNRVGLLLDQGIEPELMLRHLQVADAARATLGLNITNHVITDAPLNVELRTSPSGASWGTIGNPDSLLRAAEKLIIEEKAEAIAVVARFPDDMNETAIKNYHQGQGVDPLAGVEAVISHLLVRTFKIPCAHAPALASTPPDPNLSPRAAAEELGYTFLPCVLVGLSNAPQFIINTENYNSLSTDIWADQVDALIISATACGSSALLSLSQKQCQIITVAENKTLMQVRGSMLRIPTLQVNSYLEAVGVLVAHKAGINPSSLTINNHQLPIIF, from the coding sequence ATTCAAAAACCATACACCGTAATTTTAATTATACCTACCGGCATTGGGGCGGCGATTGGCGGTTATGCTGGTGATGCATTGCCAGTAGCTAGAGTTATATCACAGGTATGCGATCGCTTGATTACTCACCCCAATGTTATGAACGGCGCAAGTCTATACTGGAATATTCCCAATGGCTTCTATGTCGAAGGATATGGTTTAGATAAATTTGCGGCTGGAGAATGGGGTTTACGTCCGGTTCGCAGTAATAGAGTCGGGTTACTTTTAGACCAGGGTATCGAACCGGAATTAATGCTGCGACACTTGCAGGTAGCCGACGCAGCTAGAGCTACTTTAGGATTAAATATTACAAATCATGTTATTACTGATGCACCGCTAAACGTAGAATTACGAACTTCTCCGTCAGGTGCAAGTTGGGGAACAATTGGCAATCCTGATAGTTTGTTACGGGCTGCTGAGAAATTAATTATAGAAGAAAAAGCCGAAGCGATCGCAGTTGTTGCCCGTTTCCCCGACGATATGAACGAAACCGCAATTAAAAACTATCACCAAGGTCAAGGAGTAGATCCTCTAGCCGGTGTAGAAGCCGTCATTAGTCATTTATTAGTTCGTACCTTTAAAATTCCCTGCGCCCATGCTCCTGCCCTTGCCAGCACCCCACCAGACCCAAATTTATCCCCCCGTGCAGCGGCGGAAGAATTGGGCTACACATTTTTACCTTGTGTTTTAGTTGGGTTGAGTAACGCCCCGCAATTTATCATTAATACAGAAAATTACAATTCTTTATCCACTGATATCTGGGCAGATCAAGTTGATGCTTTAATCATTTCTGCCACAGCTTGTGGAAGTAGTGCTTTATTGAGTTTAAGTCAGAAACAATGTCAAATAATTACAGTTGCGGAAAATAAAACTTTGATGCAAGTTCGTGGATCCATGTTAAGAATTCCCACCTTACAGGTAAACTCATATTTAGAAGCAGTAGGTGTATTAGTCGCTCATAAAGCAGGTATCAATCCTTCCTCATTAACAATTAACAATCACCAATTACCAATTATTTTTTAA
- a CDS encoding CPBP family intramembrane glutamic endopeptidase, whose amino-acid sequence MIEQQNQEPEIPYLTRTQVLVAMGVTAIILWIVAKLWLRWGNIVLFKWHWHEQDLLLGISLGVIITILSGLAYRLSPPYRKSADYYLEMVLKPLALPDLIWLGLLPGLSEELLFRGVMLPALGADYTAVIVSSLCFGVLHLSGPQQWPYVIWATIVGIILGCSTLLSGNLLLPIVAHMVTNWLSSYLWKIQKL is encoded by the coding sequence GTGATTGAACAACAAAATCAAGAACCAGAAATACCCTATTTAACACGCACCCAAGTCTTAGTAGCAATGGGTGTAACCGCAATTATTCTCTGGATAGTTGCTAAATTATGGTTGCGCTGGGGTAACATTGTGCTTTTTAAGTGGCACTGGCACGAACAAGATTTATTATTAGGAATTAGTTTAGGTGTAATTATTACCATATTAAGTGGTTTAGCTTATCGTCTTTCCCCTCCCTATCGCAAAAGTGCCGATTATTATCTAGAAATGGTTCTAAAACCACTAGCTTTACCGGACTTAATTTGGTTAGGACTACTTCCAGGTTTAAGTGAAGAATTATTATTTCGAGGTGTAATGTTACCCGCTTTAGGTGCAGATTATACGGCTGTAATCGTATCCAGTCTTTGTTTTGGAGTCCTACACCTTAGCGGTCCCCAACAATGGCCTTATGTAATTTGGGCAACTATTGTCGGTATTATTTTAGGTTGTAGCACCCTATTAAGTGGCAATTTGTTATTACCAATAGTTGCTCATATGGTGACAAATTGGCTATCTAGCTATTTATGGAAAATCCAAAAACTTTAG
- a CDS encoding plasmid segregation centromere-binding protein ParR, protein MFQWSKKVVKSVTFNPEIADESLLAQVENSLETQPDKTFSDLCKEALWKFLCVPETVQPVARMTNITTVEKKIGEMQNQIAGFEERFLARESHRLEAIESQMLQLTQQVANLAIILNQQPLTYIPPDSVSVAQAIPEYEPQEVDPLINRIGQFLDDF, encoded by the coding sequence ATGTTCCAATGGTCAAAAAAGGTAGTTAAATCCGTTACGTTCAATCCAGAAATTGCTGATGAGAGTTTATTAGCGCAGGTGGAAAACTCCTTAGAGACACAGCCAGATAAAACTTTCAGTGACCTGTGTAAGGAGGCTCTCTGGAAATTTTTGTGTGTCCCAGAAACTGTACAACCAGTTGCTAGGATGACAAATATAACTACGGTTGAAAAAAAAATCGGTGAGATGCAAAATCAAATAGCTGGTTTTGAGGAACGTTTTTTGGCGAGGGAGTCTCATCGTTTGGAGGCGATAGAAAGTCAAATGTTGCAACTTACTCAACAAGTGGCAAATTTGGCAATTATCCTGAATCAACAACCACTTACTTATATTCCTCCTGATAGCGTTAGCGTGGCGCAAGCCATACCTGAATATGAACCTCAAGAAGTAGACCCCTTAATTAATCGGATTGGTCAGTTTCTTGATGATTTCTAA
- a CDS encoding ParM/StbA family protein — MTDQPPVANPMNAAAIPMNRTPAVSAATPINSGNSGKPTNITGKTILSVDLGRTSTKTCVSREPANVAFIPANVKQTSIEQIRGGVFEAKATDPLMDLWLEYQGSGYAVGQIAADFGANLGVGQSKVEDALVKVLSSAGYFKLRDEIYVVLGLPFLSLEQFEREKAQLTSLVTGPHVVNFRGESINLNIAKVWVMPEGYGSLLWSETQPNKATAVPDFTKISVGIVDIGHQTIDMIMVDNFRFARAASKSEDFGMSKFYDLVAKEIDGAVDSQSLALISAVNKPKGDRFYRPKGASKPTNLDDFLPNLIEQFSREICSRVLAWLPERVTDVIITGGGGEFFWEDVQRLLKEAKINAYLAAPSRQANALGQYIYGEAQLSAAVRARS; from the coding sequence ATGACAGATCAACCGCCCGTAGCTAATCCCATGAATGCTGCTGCTATTCCTATGAACCGGACTCCAGCAGTATCAGCAGCCACACCGATAAATTCTGGAAATTCCGGCAAGCCAACCAACATTACGGGTAAAACTATTCTGAGTGTGGATTTAGGTAGAACCTCCACAAAGACTTGTGTGAGCCGTGAACCTGCTAACGTGGCTTTCATTCCTGCCAATGTCAAGCAAACATCAATTGAGCAAATTCGCGGTGGTGTGTTTGAAGCTAAGGCTACTGACCCCCTGATGGATTTGTGGCTGGAATATCAAGGTAGTGGCTATGCTGTAGGGCAAATAGCCGCCGATTTTGGGGCTAATCTTGGCGTTGGCCAATCTAAGGTAGAAGATGCTCTAGTCAAAGTTTTATCATCTGCGGGTTACTTTAAGCTCAGGGATGAAATTTATGTAGTTCTGGGACTGCCTTTCTTATCTTTGGAACAATTTGAAAGAGAAAAGGCACAGTTAACTAGCTTGGTAACTGGACCTCATGTAGTAAATTTCCGAGGTGAATCCATAAATTTGAACATTGCCAAAGTCTGGGTAATGCCAGAAGGATATGGTAGTTTGCTATGGTCAGAAACTCAACCTAATAAAGCCACAGCAGTTCCTGACTTTACGAAAATATCTGTGGGGATTGTTGATATTGGTCATCAAACCATTGATATGATTATGGTAGATAATTTCCGCTTTGCTAGGGCTGCTTCTAAGAGTGAAGACTTTGGGATGAGTAAGTTTTATGACCTGGTAGCTAAGGAAATAGATGGTGCTGTTGATAGTCAATCACTGGCACTGATTTCTGCGGTTAATAAGCCTAAAGGCGATCGCTTTTACCGTCCCAAAGGTGCTAGTAAGCCCACCAATTTAGATGATTTTCTGCCTAACTTAATAGAGCAGTTTTCACGGGAAATTTGCTCGCGTGTGTTAGCGTGGTTGCCAGAGCGGGTAACTGATGTGATTATTACAGGTGGTGGTGGTGAGTTTTTCTGGGAAGATGTTCAACGTCTACTTAAGGAAGCTAAAATCAACGCTTACTTAGCTGCACCTTCTCGGCAAGCTAATGCTTTGGGGCAGTATATTTATGGAGAAGCGCAATTATCTGCTGCTGTTCGCGCTAGGTCATAA
- a CDS encoding Gfo/Idh/MocA family protein, which translates to MQDSISVSEPNLYSQRSQPHHIRIGVIGVGNMGQHHTRVLSSMKDVELVGVSDINVERGLETASKYKVRFFEDYCDLLPHVDAICVAVPTRLHYAVGINCLLAGIHVLIEKPIAASISEAESLVNAAAESQCILQVGHIERFNPAFRELSQVLKTEEVLALESHRMSPYSARANDVSVVLDLMIHDIDLLLELAASPVVKLTASGTRSLDSGYLDYVTATLGFANGIVATLTASKVTHRKIRRLVAHCKNSFTEADFLNNEILVHRQTPVNPLIDHQKVLYRQDGLIEKVYTTNVQPLSAELEHFVNCVRGGNQPSVGGEQALKALRLASLIEQMALEERVWNPLEWSSESRVQSLTSTI; encoded by the coding sequence GTGCAAGATAGCATATCAGTGTCAGAGCCAAATCTTTATTCACAGCGCAGCCAGCCGCACCATATTCGCATAGGCGTAATTGGGGTTGGTAACATGGGACAACATCATACCCGCGTGCTGAGTTCCATGAAAGATGTGGAATTAGTCGGCGTTTCCGATATTAATGTCGAACGTGGTCTAGAAACTGCCAGCAAATACAAAGTCCGGTTTTTTGAAGATTACTGTGACTTACTACCCCATGTGGATGCCATATGTGTTGCTGTACCTACACGGTTACACTATGCAGTGGGTATAAACTGTTTGTTGGCAGGAATCCATGTTTTAATTGAAAAACCGATAGCGGCTAGTATTTCCGAGGCAGAATCTCTAGTTAATGCCGCCGCCGAATCCCAGTGTATTTTGCAAGTTGGTCACATTGAGCGATTCAATCCCGCTTTTAGGGAACTTAGTCAAGTTCTCAAAACCGAGGAAGTTTTGGCTTTGGAATCTCACCGGATGAGTCCTTATTCAGCGCGGGCGAATGATGTTTCCGTAGTGCTGGATTTAATGATCCATGACATTGATTTACTGCTAGAATTAGCCGCCTCACCAGTGGTGAAACTGACTGCTAGTGGGACTCGTTCTTTAGACTCAGGTTATTTAGATTATGTAACGGCTACCTTGGGTTTTGCTAATGGGATTGTTGCTACTCTCACAGCCAGCAAAGTTACCCATCGGAAAATTCGCCGTTTAGTTGCCCATTGTAAAAATTCATTTACAGAAGCAGATTTTCTCAATAATGAGATTTTGGTACATCGGCAAACCCCTGTCAATCCTCTGATTGACCATCAAAAAGTCTTATATAGACAAGATGGTTTAATTGAAAAGGTTTATACCACGAATGTTCAGCCTCTCAGTGCAGAGTTAGAGCATTTTGTCAACTGTGTTCGCGGTGGCAATCAGCCTTCTGTCGGTGGTGAACAAGCTCTCAAAGCTTTACGCCTGGCTAGTCTAATTGAGCAAATGGCTTTAGAAGAGAGAGTTTGGAACCCATTAGAGTGGTCTTCGGAATCCAGAGTCCAATCTTTAACATCAACCATTTAG
- the queC gene encoding 7-cyano-7-deazaguanine synthase QueC, whose translation MKAVILLSGGLDSSTVLYQAKADGCECYAISFNYQQRHSKELHSAFMVAKAAGVVQHQVVNFDLRQWGGSALTDNKIDLPAGRSLDEMADNIPVTYVPARNTIFLSFALGYAEAIAAQRVYIGVNALDYSGYPDCRPDYIEAMQQVFQLGTKQGREGQPIEIITPLIDLKKTEIIQLGNQLGVPWEITWSCYAGGDSACGVCDSCQLRLAAFAALGLEDPIDYV comes from the coding sequence ATGAAAGCTGTAATTTTGTTGTCTGGTGGTTTAGATTCTTCTACTGTTCTTTACCAAGCAAAGGCTGATGGCTGTGAATGTTACGCTATTTCTTTTAATTATCAACAGCGTCATAGTAAAGAGTTGCATTCTGCTTTTATGGTTGCTAAGGCGGCTGGAGTAGTTCAACATCAGGTGGTCAATTTTGATTTACGACAATGGGGTGGTTCGGCACTAACGGACAACAAGATTGATTTACCGGCAGGGCGATCGCTCGACGAAATGGCAGATAATATTCCTGTCACCTATGTTCCTGCCCGGAATACCATCTTTTTAAGTTTTGCTTTGGGCTATGCCGAAGCGATCGCCGCCCAAAGAGTATATATTGGCGTTAATGCCTTAGATTATTCAGGCTACCCGGATTGTCGTCCTGACTATATCGAAGCTATGCAGCAAGTTTTCCAGTTAGGAACAAAACAAGGACGGGAAGGACAACCTATTGAAATTATCACCCCATTAATTGATTTGAAAAAGACAGAAATCATCCAACTAGGTAATCAATTAGGAGTACCTTGGGAAATCACCTGGTCATGCTATGCCGGTGGTGATTCAGCCTGCGGTGTCTGTGATTCCTGTCAATTGCGGTTAGCAGCCTTTGCCGCATTAGGTTTAGAAGATCCCATTGATTATGTTTAG
- a CDS encoding FAD-dependent oxidoreductase, translated as MMNQIYTTDVLVVGGGTGGTAAAIQAARRGVNTILVSEFPWLGGMLTCASVSAPDGNELQAWQTGLWGAFLQELQRRQPGGLDNSWVSFFTYDPRIGAEIFADWVRELPNLQWISGQVPIAVLRTHDCITGIRFTDFTINAKIILDGTELGDLLALGDIPHRWGWELQSEWQEPSAPKNFNSLTQTYPIQAPTWVVVMQDFGENTAPEILPAPNYDPSQFTGAWDNYGPEKFLNYGRLPADQFMINWPIAGNDYCQNANRLLDAGEKKREFMQECYWHSQNFAHHIQTQLGRRYGLVENLFPHPNSAFALHPYYRESRRLVGLTTVSERDILPLANSKTALPFHDAIAVGNYANDHHYPGVEFPLQPKSIRWGGRWTGTPFTIPYRAIVPATTDGLLVCEKNISVSHIANGATRLQPVVMAIGQAAGMAASLCIVLECQPRDLPVKSLQAALLTDDDAPSVIVPLFNLLTNHPDWLYWQTYYLDHPEAYPADGNCPCIVVKPDNKLNLNCFTGKFQRLGEQNYQFNITNETDFTTTNWQLVALIPDIDQQLQALPPEKILKIWGRPNLSGNWLLVEYIEEV; from the coding sequence ATTATGAATCAAATCTATACAACCGATGTCCTAGTCGTTGGCGGAGGCACCGGTGGAACTGCTGCGGCTATCCAAGCAGCGCGACGAGGTGTAAACACAATCCTCGTCAGTGAATTTCCCTGGTTAGGAGGAATGCTCACCTGTGCCAGTGTATCTGCACCAGATGGAAACGAACTACAAGCATGGCAAACAGGATTATGGGGAGCTTTCTTACAAGAATTACAACGCAGACAACCAGGCGGATTAGATAATAGTTGGGTCAGTTTTTTTACTTATGATCCGCGGATAGGTGCAGAAATATTTGCCGACTGGGTACGAGAACTACCTAACCTGCAATGGATTTCTGGACAAGTTCCCATAGCAGTATTACGAACTCACGACTGTATCACAGGTATACGTTTTACAGACTTTACCATCAACGCCAAAATCATTCTCGACGGCACAGAATTAGGAGACTTATTAGCGTTAGGAGACATCCCTCATCGTTGGGGTTGGGAATTACAATCAGAATGGCAAGAACCCAGCGCACCAAAAAATTTTAACTCCCTAACCCAAACCTATCCAATCCAAGCACCAACCTGGGTAGTAGTGATGCAAGACTTTGGAGAAAATACTGCTCCAGAAATTCTCCCTGCCCCTAACTATGATCCATCTCAGTTTACAGGAGCTTGGGATAACTATGGTCCAGAAAAATTTTTGAACTATGGACGCTTACCAGCAGATCAATTTATGATTAACTGGCCTATTGCGGGCAACGATTACTGCCAAAATGCCAATCGGTTGCTAGATGCAGGGGAGAAAAAGCGCGAATTTATGCAAGAATGTTATTGGCATAGTCAGAATTTCGCCCATCACATTCAAACTCAGCTTGGTAGACGTTACGGATTAGTAGAAAACCTATTTCCCCATCCTAACTCCGCCTTTGCCCTCCATCCCTATTATCGGGAAAGTCGCCGCCTAGTGGGCTTGACAACTGTTTCTGAACGGGATATCTTGCCCTTAGCCAACAGCAAAACCGCATTACCCTTTCATGATGCCATCGCCGTCGGTAACTATGCCAACGATCACCATTATCCCGGTGTAGAGTTCCCACTGCAACCTAAATCTATCCGTTGGGGTGGAAGATGGACAGGAACACCCTTCACTATCCCTTATCGCGCTATCGTCCCTGCCACCACAGATGGTTTGCTAGTTTGTGAAAAAAACATTTCCGTTTCTCACATCGCTAACGGTGCTACTAGACTTCAACCAGTAGTCATGGCAATTGGACAAGCAGCAGGTATGGCAGCTTCTCTTTGTATTGTGCTAGAATGTCAGCCCAGGGATTTACCAGTGAAGAGTTTGCAGGCTGCATTATTGACAGACGACGATGCACCTAGCGTAATTGTTCCCTTGTTTAACTTATTAACTAATCATCCCGATTGGTTGTACTGGCAAACTTATTATTTAGACCATCCAGAAGCTTATCCTGCTGATGGTAACTGTCCCTGTATTGTGGTGAAACCAGATAATAAATTAAACCTCAACTGCTTTACAGGCAAATTCCAACGACTAGGTGAGCAAAATTACCAATTTAATATTACAAATGAAACCGATTTTACTACAACAAATTGGCAGCTTGTGGCGTTGATACCTGATATAGATCAGCAACTACAAGCTTTACCCCCAGAAAAAATACTCAAGATTTGGGGGCGGCCAAATTTGTCTGGGAATTGGTTACTTGTTGAATATATTGAAGAAGTATAA
- the patX gene encoding heterocyst-inhibiting protein PatX: MRAAISLLVSSLVFGSLAFNCEAVQTRFSALSMAKSHYQLSPLVLNQSFNLADNSKPSPNQPEKPNPHRGSGRRGLDG, from the coding sequence ATGCGTGCTGCCATTTCACTTTTAGTATCGAGTCTGGTATTTGGCTCCTTAGCTTTTAACTGCGAAGCAGTACAGACTCGTTTTTCCGCTCTGTCAATGGCTAAGTCCCATTACCAGCTTTCACCTTTGGTGTTAAACCAGAGTTTCAACCTGGCTGATAACTCCAAACCTAGCCCCAATCAACCCGAAAAGCCCAATCCTCATCGAGGTAGTGGTCGTAGAGGATTAGATGGATAA
- a CDS encoding class I SAM-dependent methyltransferase — protein MFDIFPKLSYQALQSGKNYFAFTHKTVSSQIKNLIYPSLQPNISPLSPKLLTQLQDSMNQLLARDWEDSQAGVYPQNLLFDDSWEDFFRYYPLICLDLPNIWERIKNRRYQEFSQEIATDNYPSYYLQNFHYQTDGYLSELSANLYDLQVEILFGGSTDAMRRRILCPLKSQLTAFDHIPQEQLRVIDVACGTGRTLKLIRSALPDVSLFGIDLSSAYLRKANELLCQIPGELPQLVQGNVEELPYRDNYFHGTTCVFLFHELPAAVRQTVIEECFRVTKPGGVFIICDSIQENDLPEMELVIKNFPETFHEPYYKHYITDNLVERLEKAGFEQIETQVHFVSKYWIAHKPSY, from the coding sequence ATGTTTGATATTTTCCCAAAATTAAGCTATCAAGCCCTGCAATCAGGAAAGAATTACTTTGCTTTTACTCACAAAACCGTAAGTTCACAGATCAAAAACCTAATTTATCCATCACTTCAGCCGAATATCAGTCCTTTATCCCCGAAATTGCTCACACAACTCCAAGACAGCATGAACCAGTTATTGGCAAGAGACTGGGAAGATAGTCAAGCAGGTGTGTATCCACAAAATTTATTATTTGATGATTCTTGGGAAGACTTCTTCCGCTACTATCCATTAATATGCTTAGACTTACCAAATATCTGGGAACGCATTAAAAACCGGAGATATCAAGAATTTTCCCAGGAAATAGCCACAGATAACTATCCCAGCTACTATTTACAGAACTTCCATTACCAAACAGATGGCTATTTGAGTGAACTTTCAGCCAATTTATATGACTTACAGGTGGAAATTCTGTTTGGTGGCTCAACTGATGCAATGAGAAGACGCATCCTCTGTCCTCTCAAATCTCAACTGACAGCATTTGACCATATTCCCCAAGAACAACTCCGAGTCATAGATGTTGCTTGTGGTACTGGACGAACATTGAAGTTAATCAGATCAGCACTACCCGACGTATCTTTATTTGGTATAGATTTATCCTCAGCCTATTTGCGGAAAGCCAACGAACTATTATGTCAAATTCCTGGAGAATTACCGCAACTCGTACAAGGAAATGTCGAAGAGTTGCCTTATCGAGATAATTATTTTCATGGCACGACTTGTGTTTTTCTGTTTCATGAGTTACCAGCGGCAGTTCGTCAAACTGTAATTGAAGAATGTTTTCGGGTTACAAAACCAGGAGGCGTTTTCATCATCTGTGATTCCATTCAAGAAAATGATCTACCGGAGATGGAATTAGTGATCAAAAACTTCCCAGAGACTTTTCATGAACCTTATTACAAGCATTACATTACAGATAACCTAGTAGAGCGTTTAGAAAAAGCGGGATTTGAGCAAATAGAAACCCAAGTTCACTTCGTAAGTAAATATTGGATTGCTCACAAGCCAAGTTACTAA